CTGTCGACGATGTGGCGGATGCCGCGGCGATCTCCCCCTGGGGCAATATTTCCGGGTGCCCGCCGACATTGGCCTGACAGGCCGGCACGCGGGCACGCTGCCTACCTGGTGGATCTCACCCTCGTACAGACTTCCGGATTATCCTGGCGGCGCTTCGACAGCGTTGTCCGTAGACCTCACCTTCTCGGGGGACCGTGTGCCAGCTCGCGAACAGCCTTCTGAGGGGCGGGACTTGGACGAGCTGCGGCGACGGGCCTTAGCAGACGCTCCGCAGCGTGAGGCGGGGACGGTCGTGTGCGAGAACCTGGTGCGGATCTACCAGACCGAGGGCGTCGAAGTGCAGGCCCTCCAGGGTCTCGACTTGACTGTGGCGCAGGGCGAGATGGTCGCGGTGATCGGGGCCTCCGGCTCCGGCAAGTCCACCCTGCTGGGCATACTCTCCGGCCAGGACGTGCCCACCGCGGGGGCCGCCGAGGTCGCCGGACACGATCTGTTGGCGATGAAGCGCCGCGAGCGGCTCAGGTACCGGCGCGGCAGTGTGGGCTTCGTGTGGCAGCAGACCTCCCGCAATCTGCTTCCCTACCTCTCGGCGGCCGAGAACGTGATGCTTCCGATGACGTACACCGGGATCAAGCGCTCTATGCGCCGGGCCCGGGCCGAGGAACTGCTCGACCTGTTGTCCGTCGGCCACTGCCGTGACCGCACCCCCGACACGCTCTCCGGCGGCGAGCAGCAGCGGGTCGCCATCGCTGTCGCCAACGCCAACGAGCCGCGGGTGCTGCTCGCCGACGAACCCACCGGCGAACTCGACACGGCCACCAGCGACGAGGTCTTCGCGGCGTTGCGTCAGGCGAACGAGGAGCTGGGGGTCACCGTGGTCGTGGTCACTCACGACGCGCTGGTGTCCGAGCAGGTGCAGCGCACGGTGGGGATCCGCAACGGCCGCACCTCGACCGAGGTGCTGCGCCGGGTCGCCGCCGGCGAGGACGGCGTTCAGGTGCTCACCGCTGAGGAGTACGCGGTGCTGGACGCCAGTGGCCGGCTCCAGCTGCCGGGCGAGTTCACCGAGCGTCTGCACCTGCGCAAGCGCGTGCGGTTGGTGCTGGAGAGCGACCATGTCGGGGTGTGGCCCGACGAGGCCGCGCGGCGGGCGAGGTCCGACGCGCAGGAGGCAGCGGGCGGCGGCCCCCAGCACTGACAGGCACAAAGCGGGGGCGCCTGCGGGCCTCCTGCGCGTGCCGAGCCTTCACACGAGGCGCAGTACCCCTCCCAGTCCGCGTCGGCGGGCGAGGACGGTCTCGGTGAGCGCGGCGGCCAGGATCAGCGTCGTCACTCCGGCGACGAGGGCGATGGTGAGTGAGTAGTCGGTGCGCAGCGCGGGCTGGGCCGGGCCGCCGGTGAACTGGCGCAGGTCCAGGGTCCGCGCCATGAGCCGTGGTTCGAGCAGCCCGAGCAGTGTGCCGCCCGCTGCCGAGGCGAGGGCCAGCGGCAGAAGTTGCAGGAAGTGCAGCGCCCCGGCCTGCTTGGCGTCGAGACCGAGCGTGCGCAGGAACGAGGTGGTGCGGCTGCGTTCGTGGGAGGTGAGGGTCAGTTCCAGGACGAGTGCGAGCAGGCCCAACAGGGCGGCCAGGACACAGCTGGTGGTGTAGATCGCGCCGAGCCCCTGTGTCAGGCCGTCCGCGCGCAGGGCGCTCAGCGTCTGGGAGCGGATGTGGATGCGGGCTGTCGGTCCGAGGGCTTTGGCCGCCGCCGACCGCAAGGCTGCGGGCCGGGCGGTGGTGGGGCCGTCGTCCTTGAGGAGCAGGACGGTGCTCCCGGAGGCCTGCCGAGCGATCAACTGACCGGCTCTGGCTGTGGTGATCAGCATCGGCGTCCCGGCAGCGATCTGGGCGGTGACCGGGCCGAGAAGGGGGTCCCGCAGTTGTCCGGTGGTGAGGGTGCCGACCGGCTTGAAGGTCAGGTCTTTCGGGGGCCGGCCGTTGGGGACGATCGTCGTGGTGAAGCCGCCGGTGCGCTCGCTCGCCCGCAGGCTGGGTGAGAGGAAGGACGGGAGCGGGGCGTTCGCACCGGCCCGGTCTTCCTTCGGGGTGGCCAGCCGGGACAGCAGGGCGCGGGCCAGCGGCGACGCCGGGGCTACGGCGACCAGTTGCCGGGGATCTACGGTGATCACGGCAACCTGAGGGACCACCGTGCCCTCGGTCTGTCCTGCCAACTGGAGGGTGTACAGGTGCTGGACAGCGGTCCGTATGCCGGTGGGTGCTGCCCCCGGTGCGGGGGCCACCGTCCCGGCCACCTTCGCGCTCGCGTCGGCGCCGGTGGTCCAGGCCGCACCCGTGGCCAGCCCGTCGTCGATGGTCTGCTGCACGAGGCCGCCGAACACGGCCGTGCCCAGGGTCAGTACCAGGACGAACAGGGCCAGTCCGGTCGCCGGGGCGTCCTGGGCGGCCCGTGCGGTTCCGATGAAGGCCACCGCTCCCCGGCCCCGCCGGGTCTGCCGCAGCACGGGGCGCAGCAATAGCGGGTAGAGCCGCAGCAGAACGAGTACGACGGTCAGCGCGACCAGCACCGGCACCACACCCAGCATCCCGTCCGGCCCCTGACCGCGCAGGGCGATCACGCCCGCCGCCGCCGTCGTCAGCACCGTCAGTTCCAGGACCACACGACGGCCGGCGGCGAGGGTGCGGCGTCTGCGCCGTAGCCGGGCGGGCCTGCGCGGCTCGCGGACCGCGTGCCAGGTCATCAGCGGCACCGTCAGCGCCACCACCGCCGCGGCGAGTGCCGCGGTCATGGGTTGCGGCGATCCGGAGGTGCCGGTGGGAGCGAGGGTGACTCCGGCCGTCCAGCCGAGCAGTGCGGCGATCAGTACCACCGGCCAGGCCACGGCGCACCGCAGCAGTACCAGCCGCGTGGTGGACGCGCCCCGCGCGCGCTGCAACCGCAGGTGTGCCTGCCTTCGGCGCAGCAGCAGTCGTACGGCGACGGTTACGGTGGCCAGTGCGACCGCGGCCAGCGCGTCCACGGCGAACGTCGCCAGGTCTCTTGCCTGTTGGTCCTGCGCGGTGAAGGCGTCGAGCAGCGGGGTCAGGGAGTCGGTCACCAGCAGGGGGCCGGTGGCCTGGCCTCTGATGTGGCAGCTGATGTCGCTGGTGATCGGGTCAACTCCCTGGCACAGGGCGTCGCTGAGGTCCGCGCTGTAGTGGGACAGGGGCCCGGTCAGAGCGTGGGCGCGGTCGAGCGCCGCGCCGGACAGGTCGGCGTGCAGCTGCCAGGTCACTCGTGGGCCGCCCACTCCGGCGCCGGCCAGCAGGTCGGCGGCGTCGAGGCCGAGGAGGCCATGGACGGCGAGGACCGTGCCGGCAGAGCGCTCGGCCGGGTAGCGTGCGGGCTGGTCCAGTGTCTCGCGGCCGGTCCAGAAGTCGTCGCTCCCGGCCCTCGCGCGGAAGACCCCGCTCACCTGCAACTGCGCCCGGGGCGGGGCGTCTTGCACCCCGAGCGTCTTGGCGAACTCCAGGGTCAGCCGGCTGCCGGCCCGGACGCCGAGCGCCTGCGCGGTGGCCTGCGACAAGCCGATCTGCGGGGCGCTGCCGAGCGGTGTGTGATCGGCCGGCGCGTGGCCGCTGACGTAGCGCAGGTGAGTCCGTGCGGACGGCAGGTAACCGGCCGTCAGCCGGGTGCTGGTGTCGGCCGGTCCGGGCGTCCGCGGTGAGATCAGGGACGCCTGGCCGTAGTCGTAGCTGCCGCCGGTGAGGCTCAGGTGCCGCGCGGCGGATCCGCTGAGGTGCTCGGTGAGGGTGTCGCCGGCGTCGAGCAGGGAGGCCGTGTCCAGCGCGGGCGGCACGGTGTCGAAGATCTCGGGTGTGGTGCTCAGGCTGATCAGGGGCGCTTGGCTCTGCGTGGCGCCGACGCGTTGGCGCAGTGCCTGGTCCTCCTGGCCGCCCGCGTAGGCGGGGATCCAGGCGCACAGCGCCGTCACGACGAGGACCACCACCGTCAGACAGGCCAGCAGCGGCAGATCGCCGCGCGCCTCCTTGCGTATCAGGCGCCGCGTCACCGCCGCGCCCGCGCGCACGGGTCGCGTCACGGTCCGCTCTCGTCGGTCGTGTCCGGCCGCCCGGCTCAACGGTCCTCCCCCGCTCGCAGTACACGTACCAGGTTCACCCGCGCCAGCAGGCGGGCCAGGGCCAGCACGACCGCGCTGATGGCGCAGGCGGTCGCCACCGCCGTCAGTGCCACCACGCCCCAGGGGACGACCAGCGGCAGCGGGGGGTAGGGGGCCTTCCCGCTGTCGTCCACGGTGACCAGGGGCAGTACCGCCGATGCCAGGGCCACGCCCAGGAGCGCCCCCGGGACCACCGCGAACAGCGTCAGACCCAGTTGCTCGGCGCCCAGCAGCGTGGACAGGTGTCCGGCGCGGACGCCGATCGCCCGCAGCAATGCGAACTCCTTGCGGCGCTGCCGGGTCGAGACCACGGCGTGCACGGTGAAGGCGA
Above is a window of Streptomyces griseorubiginosus DNA encoding:
- a CDS encoding ABC transporter ATP-binding protein, which translates into the protein MDELRRRALADAPQREAGTVVCENLVRIYQTEGVEVQALQGLDLTVAQGEMVAVIGASGSGKSTLLGILSGQDVPTAGAAEVAGHDLLAMKRRERLRYRRGSVGFVWQQTSRNLLPYLSAAENVMLPMTYTGIKRSMRRARAEELLDLLSVGHCRDRTPDTLSGGEQQRVAIAVANANEPRVLLADEPTGELDTATSDEVFAALRQANEELGVTVVVVTHDALVSEQVQRTVGIRNGRTSTEVLRRVAAGEDGVQVLTAEEYAVLDASGRLQLPGEFTERLHLRKRVRLVLESDHVGVWPDEAARRARSDAQEAAGGGPQH